In Lathyrus oleraceus cultivar Zhongwan6 chromosome 2, CAAS_Psat_ZW6_1.0, whole genome shotgun sequence, the DNA window GAGTAGTTCTTTATGCAACACAAATAGAAACAATATTAACCACAACTTTGATTTCTCTCCTATACTATATAAGCAACCAGTACTCTCTTGAAATTCACAACATTCTCTCGTCAAATACAAAACGTAGTGAAAAAAAGTTATCAACAAACATGGGTAAGTATTCTAAGAATGTGCTTGTTTTTTGCATTGGAATGCTTCTTGTAAGCTTATGGTGCATGAAATTGAGTGCCTATGGAAAAGGACTAGAACGTGGACCTGGAAAAGGAGAAGGGTATCTACATTGGGAAAATCAAGATGCACATGTTGGATGTAACAACAAAATTCCAGGTGGAGATTGTACAGATGATATTACTGTTCATCCCATGAAGAAAGGCGGTGAAGGTGGAGAGAAACATGAAACTCAAGATATACCTGTCGAAGGTAACAGAATAATTCCGGGTGGAGATTCCAAAAATGATGTTACTATCCAGCCCATGAAGAAAGGCGGTCGAGGTGGAGAGAATCATGAAACTCAAGATATACCTGTCGAAGGTAACAGAATAATTCCGGGTGGAGATTTAAAAAATGATGTTACTATTCAACCCATGAAGAAAGGCAGTGGAGGTGGAGAGAAACATGAAACTCATGATATACCTGTCGAAGGTAACAGAATAATTCCGGGTGGAGATTTAAAAAATGATGTTACTATTCAACCCATGAAGAAAGGCGGTGGAGGTGGAGAGAAACATGAAACTCATGATATACCTGTCGAAGGTAACAACAAAAATTTGGGTGGAGATTTAAAAAATGATGTTACTATTCAGCCCATGAAGAAAGGCGATTGAGATGGACAGAGACATGAAAATCCTTTTAGAAGATGGCCTATTGATGAGAATTCAACCTAATTATGTTTATcaaatcaaaatgaaataaagcaATTAGGACTTAAATATCTTACAAATGGTGAGTTATCATATCTATATAAATTTAGAATTGTGTTACTTACattattaaataaaattttgatctttctattttaattttttaatatcTCTTAAAAAATAGCTTTTTGGTATACAATGTAGCATCTCATTATATAAACAATTAAAGTAAGTTACCAAAGCATTTTTGGTACATTCGTCAACAAATTCCCTCGATTTTTTTCCAGAGTCTTTATAACCAGCTTATTTATTAGTGGAGTCTCCCTAAACTCTTAccataaataataacattaactTTAATTAAAACATATAACAAATCAAAATGTAACTTTAAAAAGTAGTAATTATTACCATGCGATGAGCATGTTCGACAACACTTACACTTCCAACTTCATTAAGATAACCCCCTTTTTCAGATGCTCTCATTTTCTTTGCTTTTTCATATCTTTCCTTAAAATCGGTTGTATCATAATAGATAAGACGTTCATCAAATACTTCTTTGTCTATCTAGTTGGGATGAATATTTTCTCTTTCCCAATGCTTTCTAGCACGCCGTAGCATGTCAAAAAGTCGAAGTGATGTTCTACCATAATAATTGTTTTTAACCACTTTCTCGTTTATTTTTTCCCACGAACACTTTTCCTGCAATGTCGTATGACGTTCAAATAAATAGTTAgataattataataaaaaattaattacaAAAATAACTTAACAAATAAATTAAATAACTTACCAAAAATAAACTAATTATACcttaaataaattaaaccaagCTTCTTTTTCTTCCCCATAAACTTCTTTAAATCTCTTCCAAGGTTTTTATACTTTTACTTAATTACATACCTTATACATTGGGCAGCAGTCCGACTCTGCTCTAAACTAAACATCAATAATTTGAATTAGTATTAAATATAAGTTTATATAAAAAAATAGAAACATGTATActtaaataaaaatttataaCTTACGAATTTCCGTCAAACCAAATGTAATATCTTCCATCAATGATATGAACCACTTCATGATTTCCATCCTCTTCTTCATAATCTTCGTCCTCATCATGCACCTCATGATCGTCATCCTCATCATGTACCTCATGATCGTCCTCATCTGACTTCTCATGATCATCCTCACACACAGGTATATGTGTGGAAGGTAAGGGTATTTGTGTGGGATGTGTGGTACCGGACACCCAAAAAAGCATGATGAATGGTAATGGTACATGTGTGGGATGTGTGATGCAGGATCTGCCATACTGCATGAAGGATGAGGGTATATGTGGGGAAGGTGGAAAGTTATATACCCCAGAATGTATGAAGGATAAGGGTATGTGTGGGAAAGGTGGAAACAAGATTTTGTAGTCTACTGGTATATATAGCTAGGTCCCCCAGTCAGCTAGTatgtgtcataccctaatttttaaccctaagattccacatatcattttcatcatttcatACAAAGAAGGTCACCTCCTGGTCCCTCTCCCTTCCACCTTTGGGTTTGCTTTTTGCAAGGATCACCAAACACCTCTTTGTTGGTTTGTTTTACCTTCGTGTTTACATTATTAATTTCTTATCTAATCACTAACAAGAATTgaaaaaatatgttttattttcCTTAAGTTTTTTATGCAAAACCGCCAATTGAAGAGTTAGTTACCCCTCTGATAAAGGAAGTAAAGGAAGGTAAGGCTGAGATTTATCAAGACTATTTAGACGAAGGTCTAGAAGAACTCCTCTCCCTTACTCCTAATTTAATGCTTGGACAAGAGAAACCAAAGATAGAGCTTAAAGAGTTGTCTCAAAACCTTAGATACGACTAGATAGTGAGTTAAATCACCCAATCATAGTTAATTTCATCTTAGTAAAGACGAAACTGAGAAACTCCTTGTTGTACTAAAAAGAAATCCAGAAGCGTTAGGTTACATTATTAATTACCTCAAGGGAATCAAGCCCTCTGTGTGCATGGACAAGATTATGCTTGAAGAGGATTCTAAAACCTCTAGAGAGCATTATAAGAGATATTGAACTCAAAatgagtgaggtagtaaagaaatAAGGGATGAAACTTCTTGGTGTTAGGATTATATATCTAATATCTAATAACAAGTGGGTTAGTCCGGTACATGTGGTACCGAAGAAGGGAGTCATGATTGTTGTACAAAATGACAAATGAGACTAAGTAGTTATGCGTACAGTAATTGGATAGATGATGTATATAAACTATAGAAAGATAAATAAATCCACTAGGAAGGGCGAATTTCCTTTATCATTCATAGATAAGATGCTTGAGCGCTTAGCCAAACACCCGTACTTTTTCTATTTGGAtggttattcaggattctttcaacACCCCAATCCACCTAGATGACCATGAAAAGACTACTTTCATATTCCCATATGGTACATTTTCCTACCGGTTAATGCTATTTGGGTTATGTAATGCGCCATCCACTTTCCAAATATTCATGATGGCGATCTTCGCCGACTTCCTAGACAACATCATAGAAGTTTTCATCGCTGATTTTTCTGTATGCGGGTCGAGTCTTGAAATTGTCTTGCAAACATAGATAGAGTATTATAGAGGTGTGTGAAAGTCAACGTCGGGCTAAACTGGTAGAAATgcctcatgatgcatatgatatgaatgcaaaagtaaattctttgtggggaaatattgccacaaagcAAAAGAAATCGGAGTGACCGAAAATCCTTAAGAGTAAAATGCATTCCGTAAGAAAAACTCATTGGGGAAACATAGACTTAGGGGGGGAAAAtgagttatgcgtaggccaggctacgacttaaaactactgggggactcgagggattccataaaaacatggaaaagactcagccggggaactaacaacatctgtaggggaaaagagtagatcaggataaaacatctaaggaaatacgcactcaactcaactggggaagaaataaagTTCAACACAGGAAGAGTAGAAATCTATCATTTACTACCGAttattgggtaaggagataataaaaatctgatagagaggacacccgtcatcggttaggatgaacatatcaaggatgactcgctgggaacctCCAAGAGgaagtattcattaccggttattgggtaagaatagccttgctggggaaaactgcagaaataggatttacaactacctgttactaggcagaagaccaaggatgagaatatctgtcaccgattaaggtgaacatatcaaggatatactcgaaggaaagaaaatccatcatcggttaagatgaacatattaaggataaacttgcctggggatgtcaaggaggatatccgtcatcggttaagaaaaacatatcaaggatataccaactgaacaaaaagtaggaattcCATTTATCGAATTCCGAATAGAATACCAAtgaagagaaaatctgtcatcggttaggatgaacatatcaagtataGACTTCGCAAGgaagaaaataggaattacatctatcagttactggatagaataccaaagatgagagtatccgtcatcggttaggatgaacatatcaaagataaactctgcaagaggaaaagaaaataaggatttacaactaccgattactagGGAGAAGACCGCGAAGAGAAggaaatctgtcatcggttaggatgaacatatcatggaTTAACTCTTCaggaaacaaaatagggattacaactacctttttactgaGTAGAATACCAAtgatgagagtatccgtcatcggttaggatgaacatcTCAAGGATAAACTCGAAACGAGGGAAAACAATATCCGTCAtcggctaggatgaacatatcaaggatatacttcccgGGGACACATAAAAatgaatccactagggactccactgaggaaaaaaataggggtacttttgtcaggtattgggcaagaagtaacaaactgccaACTAAGAATAATATTACgagttactgggtaataaactcttaggggacccaaacatctatctaggtaagatctagaaagaaatggtcaatcaagacttggcccaatgaggatataactcaaggggaatggttccatccaaataatcaactgggaaggaaactgaagtaataatcatccaaGAGGAAAAAAGTCAGTGGGAAAAGGAggaaggttaaagtctttctacttaaaggGATGAAACTCTACAATTGAGGAAGGAAAGACACCAATTCTGcatggggataaaataccgccataacaTGGAATAAGAATCACAAGAATGAATAAACTTAAATAGATTTTTGAGATGATAAATAGAAAACATAAACTATTCTTGAAAAAACACTTAAACGGTCTAATGTTTGTCGAATTGCATGCATCTTATAATTCACTATTTCCTCATTAACCTATAAAAGTTTTGTAAATGAATGAAAGTTCAATaaggggttagtgaaacaagcAATCACATATGATATAACAAACGCACTAACAATATTTATCAACaaaaatatcaattaattaaCATAGATTAGGAGAACTTGATAACTAATCGTTCTTGGAAGCTATAAAGAGGATAAAGTTGAAGGAAGAGTTGAAAACATGTGTTCACTATGGGAATATTATATAAAAGACTCATATGATATTTCCACAACAAACACAAGTTTGCTCTTAGATCCATGTTCACACAACCCTCTACATATGTGATAATTAAAGAACCATAACCACTTGCTAGCTACAACATCAACAACTTGAAATAATATTTATCAACTATATACATATCTTTAATTGAAAAAATTCATGGAAAAAGAACATGAAAAAAACAGCATGATAACATAAACGTTAACATAAACTTCCATGTTAATGTAAGAGTATATTGTaattgaacaaacaattttcaACATACAAGGTTAACATGTGATCCAGAAAATGTTAACTAGCAGTACATTGTAatccaaaaaaaattaaatcaacAAATGTGAAACATAACAAGATCTTCAATCTTCATGCTTATTTGAATTCGTGTAGTTCAAAGAACTTCATTCTCAAGGTTTTCATCTAATTCATAATCAGTTGCGTCCATGTTCATTAAGTCCTTCATAATAGCCTTTACCTAGTTTATCTTTTTGGGGTTAAGATTCTTGAAAAGAATCTTCTTATAGCCTGTTCCACCAGACGGTTCAACAACACTAATGTGATCTCTAACAACTTCTATTTTCTTTGCACTGTTCAATCATAACTCCACAATATTAATAACCTCCTTTGAAGCGTCAATCTCGTGGACAATTTTGATCCCACTATTCATGTTGATGGAAGGATATGAAATCTGACCAGGAAGATAAACTCTGTCTCAAAATAACATACAACAATAATAACatacaataacaacaataacaaaacCCATAAACTCTCGAACAAGATGAAAATCATGTTAAAATCATGTGAAACATAACAATAAGATAGACGAAAACTAGAGAATAAGGAAGAAAAATAACACCTTTATGTATGAAGAACAAGATTGAGGTTATACTATAGAATAGGAAAGCtaatgacgaagaagaagagagaaaatgTGTGCTAGAGTTTTGCTGTAAAAGATATTGTGAAGAAGTATGAGTTAATTCACTAATAGATGAGTAAGTAATTTCACAATGGTCGTATTCAAAAATCGTGATGAAATTAATTTCTTTCATAATGATTAACATTAAAAACCGTGATGATAGGTATTTcaattttaatatatatatatatatatatatatatatatatatatatatatatatatatatatatatatatatatatatatatatattaaaagGACAATAGTCGTTGTACCGAAAAAGGAGAAAGTTGTTGGAGTTTGGATTCAAACACGATCACTCCCTGAATGTATAATCACGATTAATTAGTTTGACCGAAATGCAATGTTTTCTTGTAAATATAAATAAACAAAGTGCGTCCAAAAATAAGGTATTACCCCGGCTTACTATCAGACCGTTGTAATTTAGTATTACCAAATCTATATTTTGTATTGGTGATATGACTTAATACATGTTTTAGTCTCTTAATTTATTTTAACGTTTCGCTTTACTCCCTTAACTAAAAAATGTTACAAGTTGGTCCCTTAATTTCACTTATGTTATTCTATTTGACCCCTTAAGTAAATTTTAGAAGAAAAAAACGTTAAGTTTTGGTGAAGTAACATCAACGTAAATGGTTCAAATCCGAGTCAACATATTTAGTTAAAACTTGATACTTTATTTAAACCGTGGGAGGTTTATTTTAGCTACATATACCTACTTAGATTTGTACCAATGATCTTGCTGTGACACCACATTACCTGAATATAATCTTTTTTTTATTGTCAGAAATTGACGGAAGGGGCCAAATAGGATAATAAAGTAAAGTTACAGGATTAACTTGTAATGTTTTTTTAATTAAAGAACTAAAACGAAATATTAAACTAATTTAAAGAATTTGGagattttatatatatatatatatatatatatatatatatatatatataataaataaaatgaaaaaaaactTAAAATTCATTTTGTAACTAAAATATATTAACAAAAGATTATTGATAGTAATAACGAATGTAACAACAACATCATTTATGAATTGAATTAGTTTTAATTGGATCTGATTTTTCACCACTCTAGTAAATTTTTACTATAATTACAAATTACTTAGCTAATATTATTACAAATTTCAACTGAAAATAGAAAATTAAAGaattaatattatatttaattaCCTTAAGACTAGTTCTTTATGCAACACAAATAGAAACATTATTAACCACAACTTTGATTTCTCTCCTATACTATATAAGCAACCAATACTCTCTTGAAATTCACAACATTCTCTCGTCAAATACAAAACGTAGTGAAAAAAAGTTATCAACAAACATGGGTAAGTATTCTAAGAATGTGCTTGTTTTTTGCATTGGAATGCTTCTTGTAAGCTTATGGTGCATGAAAGTGAGTGCCTATGGAAAAGGACTAGAACGTGGACCTGGAAAAGGAGAAGGGTATCTACATTGGGAAAATCAAGATGCACATGTTGGATGTAACAACAAAATTCCAGGTGGAGATTGCACAGATGATATTACTGTTCATCCCATGAAGAAAGGCGGTGAAGGTGGAGAGAAACATGAAACTCAAGATATACCTGTCGAAGGTAACAGAATAATTCCGGGTGGAGATTCCAAAAATGATGTTACTATTCAGCCCATGAAGAAAGGCGGTCGAGGTGGAGAGAATCCTGAAACTCAAGATATACCTGTCGAAGGTAACAGAATAATTCCGGGTGGAGATTTAAAAAATGATGTTACTATTCAACCCATGAAGAAAGGCAGTGGAGGTGGAGAGAAACATGAAACTCATGATATACCTGTCGAAGGTAACAGAATAATTCCGGGTGGAGATTTAAAAAATGATGTTACTATTCAACCCATGAAGAAAGGCGGTGGAGGTGGAGAGAAACATGAAACTCATGATATACCTGTCGAAGGTAACAACAAAAATTTGGGTGGAGATTTAAAAAATGATGTTACTATTCAGCCCATGAAGAAAGGCGATTGAGATGGACAGAGACATGAAAATCCTTTTAGAAGATGGCCTATTGATGAGAATTCAACCTAATTATGTTTATcaaatcaaaatgaaataaagcaATTAGGACTTAAATATCTTACAAATGGTGAGTTATCATATCTATATAAATTTAGAATTGTGTTACTTACattattaaataaaattttgatctttctattttaattttttaatatcTCTTAAAAAATAGCTTTTTGGTATACAATGTAGCATCACATTatataaacaattaaaataagTTACCAAAGCTTTTTTGGTATATTCGTCAACAAATTCCCTCGATTTTTTTCCAGAGTCTTTATAACCAGCTTATTTATTAGTGGAGTCTCCCTAAACTCTTAccctaaataataacattaactTTAATTAAAAACATATAACAAATCAAAATGTAACTTTAAAAAGTAGTAATAATTACCATGCGATGAGCATGTTCGACAACACTTATACTTCCAACTTCATTAAGATAACCCCCTTTTTCAGATGCTCTCATTTTCTTTGCTTTTTCATATCTTTCCTTAAAACCGGTTGTATCATAATAGATAAGACGTTCATCAAATACTTCTTTGTCTATCTAGTTGGGATGAATATTTTCTCTTTCCCAATGCTTTCTAGCACGCCATAGCATGTCAAAAAGTCGAAGTGATGTTCTACCATAATAATTGTTTTTTAACCACTTTCTCGTTTATTTTTTCCCACGAACACTTTTCCTGCAATATCGTATGACGTTCAAATAAATAGTTAgataattataataaaaaattaattacaAAAATAACTTAACAAATAAATTAAATAACTTACCAAAAATAAACTAATTATACcttaaataaattaaaccaagCTTCTTTTTCTTCCCCATAAACTTCTTTAAATCTCTTCCAAGGTTTTTATACTTTTGCTTAATTACATACCTTATACATTGGGCAGCAGTCCGACTCTGCTCTAAACTAAACATCAATAATTTGAATTAGTATTAAATATAAGTTTATATAAAAAAATAGAAACATGTATActtaaataaaaatttataaCTTACGAATTTCCGTCAAACCAAATGTAATATCTTCCATCAATGATATGAACCACTTCATGATTTCCATCCTCTTCTTCATAATCTTCGTCCTCATCATGCACCTCATGATCGTCATTCTCATAATGTACCTCATGATCGTCCTCATCTGACTTCTCATGATCATCCTCACACACAGGTATATGTGTGGAAGGTAAGGGTATTTGTGTGGGATGTGTGGTACCGGACACCCCAAAAAGCATGATGAATGGTAATGGTACATGTGTGGGATGTGTGATGCAGGATCTGCCATACTGCATGAAGGATGAGGGTATATGTGGGGAAGGTGGAAAGTTATATACCCCAGAATGTATGAAGGATAAGGGCATGTGTGAGAAAGGTGGAAAACTAGATTTTGTAGTCTACTGGTATATATTGCTAGGTCCCCCAGTCAGCTAGTatgtgtcataccctaatttttaaccctaagattccacatatcattttcatcatttcatACAAAGAAGGTCACCTCCTGGTCCCTCTCCCTTCCACCTTTGGGTTTGCTTTGTGCAAGGATCACCAAACACCTCTTTGTTGGTTTGTTTTACCTTCGTGTTTACATTATTAATTGCTTATCTAATCACTAACCAGAATTgaaaaaatatgttttattttcCTTAAGTTTATTATGCAAGACCGCCGATTGAAGAGTTAGTTACCCCTCTGATAAAGGAAGTAAAGGAAGGTAAGGCTGATATTTATCAAGACTATTTAGACGAAGGTCTAGAAGAACTCCTCTCCCTTACTCCTAATCTAATGCTTGGACAAGAGAAACCAAAGATAGAGCTTAAAGAGTTGTCTCAAAACCTTAGATACGACTAGATAGTGAGTTAAATCACCCAATCATAGTTAATTTCATCTTAGTAAAGACGAAACTGAGAAACTCCTTGTTGTACTGAAAAGATATCCAGAAGCGTTAGGTTACATTATTAATTACCTCAAGGGAATCAAGCCCTCTGTGTGCATGGACAAGATTATGCTTGAAGAGGATTCTAAAACCTCTAGAGAGCATTATAAGAGATATTGAACTCAAAATGAGTGAGGTAGTAGAGAAATAAGGGATGAAACTTCTTGGTGTTACGattatatatataatatctaATAACAAGTGGGTTAGTCCGGTACATGTGGTACCGAAGAAGGGAGTCATGATTGTTGTACAAAATGACAAATGAGACTAAGTAGTTATGCGTACAGTAATTGGATAAATGATGTATATAAACTATAGAAAGATAAATAAATCCACTAGGAAGGGCGAATTTCCTTTATCATTCCCTGAATGTATAATCACGATTAATTAGTTTGACCGAAATGCAATGTTTTCttataaatataaataaacaaaGTGCGTCCAAAAATGAGGTATTACCTCAGCTTACTATCAGACCGTTGTAATTTAGTATTACCAAATCTATATTTTGTAATGGTGATATGACTTAATACATGTTTTAGTCTCTTAATTTATTTTAACGTTCCCCTTTACTCCCTTAACTAAAAAATGTTACAAGTTGGTCCCTTAATTTCACTTATGTTAATCTATTTGACCCCTTAAGTAAATTTCAGATGAAAAAAACGTTAAGTTTTGGTGAAGTAACACCAAGGTAAATGGTTCAAATCTGAGTCAACATATTTAGTTAAAACTTGATACATTATTTAAACCGTGGGAGGTTTATTTTAGCTACATATACCTACTTTGATTTGTACCAATGATCTTGCTGTGACACCACATTACCTGAATATAATCTTTTTTTTATTGTCAGAAATTGACGGAAGGGGCCAAATAGGATAATAAAGTAAAGTTACAAGATTAACTTGTAATGTTTTTTTAATTAAAGAACTAAAACGGaatattaaattaatttaaaGAATTTGgtgattatatatatatatatatatatatatatatatatatatatatatatatatatattatatatatatatatatatatacatatatatatatatatatatatatatatattatataataataataataaaataaatgaaaaaaaacTTAAAATTCATTTTGTAACTAAAATATATTAACAAAAGATTATTGATAGTAATAACGAATGTAACAACAACATCATTTATGAATTGAATTAGTTTTAATTGGATCTGATTTTTCACCACTCTAGTAAATTTTTACTATAATTACAAATTACTTAGCTAATATTATTACAAATTTCAACTGAAAATAGAAAATTAAAGaattaatattatatttaattaCCTTAAGACTAGTTCTTTATGCAACACAAATAGAAACATTATTAACCACAACTTTGATTTTTCTCCTATACTATATAAGCAACCAATACTCTCTT includes these proteins:
- the LOC127118048 gene encoding uncharacterized protein LOC127118048 isoform X4; this encodes MGKYSKNVLVFCIGMLLVSLWCMKLSAYGKGLERGPGKGEGYLHWENQDAHVGCNNKIPGGDCTDDITVHPMKKGGEGGEKHETQDIPVEGNRIIPGGDSKNDVTIQPMKKGGRGGENHETQDIPVEGNRIIPGGDLKNDVTIQPMKKGSGGGEKHETHDIPVEGNRIIPGGDLKNDVTIQPMKKGGGGGEKHETHDIPVEGNRIIPGGDLKNDVTIQPMKKGGGGGEKHETHDIPVEGNNKNLGGDLKNDVTIQPMKKGD
- the LOC127118048 gene encoding uncharacterized protein LOC127118048 isoform X2 — encoded protein: MGKYSKNVLVFCIGMLLVSLWCMKLSAYGKGLERGPGKGEGYLHWENQDAHVGCNNKIPGGDCTDDITVHPMKKGGEGGEKHETQDIPVEGNRIIPGGDSKNDVTIQPMKKGGRGGENHETQDIPVEGNRIIPGGDLKNDVTIQPMKKGSGGGEKHETHDIPVEGNRIIPGGDLKNDVTIQPMKKGGGGGENPETQDIPVEGNRIIPGGDLKNDVTIQPMKKGSGGGEKHETHDIPVEGNRIIPGGDLKNDVTIQPMKKGGGGGEKHETHDIPVEGNNKNLGGDLKNDVTIQPMKKGD
- the LOC127118048 gene encoding uncharacterized protein LOC127118048 isoform X1; protein product: MGKYSKNVLVFCIGMLLVSLWCMKLSAYGKGLERGPGKGEGYLHWENQDAHVGCNNKIPGGDCTDDITVHPMKKGGEGGEKHETQDIPVEGNRIIPGGDSKNDVTIQPMKKGGRGGENHETQDIPVEGNRIIPGGDLKNDVTIQPMKKGSGGGEKHETHDIPVEGNRIIPGGDLKNDVTIQPMKKGGGGGENPETQDIPVEGNRIIPGGDLKNDVTIQPMKKGSGGGENPETQDIPVEGNRIIPGGDLENDVTIQPMKKGSGGGEKHETHDIPVEGNKIIPGGDLKNDVTIQPMKKGGGDGEKHETHDIPVEGKNKNLGGDLKNDVTIQPMKKGD